The following are from one region of the Actinoplanes sp. L3-i22 genome:
- a CDS encoding 2-phosphosulfolactate phosphatase, producing MEAGVAGGVAHVGPGAGRDWPMGVFGQGAYRGRFEWGPGGADEIAAGAVFVVVVDVLSFTTTLSVAVENGIAVMPYPWRDGSAAGVAERHRAELAVGRSVAGPDEISLSPAVLRRVASGRQIDRLVLPSPNGSAISARFAGAGTTVIGVSLRNVGAARAWVRARLGDGTVAVVAAGERWPDGGLRPAVEDLWGAGAFLDGFDALSPEGEMAVAAYRAVAGRIPEALAACSSGRELAAIGFGADVALAGEVDSAEVVPVLQDGWYRGVRP from the coding sequence GTGGAGGCCGGGGTTGCTGGTGGTGTGGCGCATGTCGGTCCTGGCGCGGGGAGGGATTGGCCGATGGGTGTGTTTGGCCAAGGGGCGTATCGGGGGCGGTTCGAGTGGGGGCCGGGCGGCGCTGACGAGATTGCGGCTGGGGCCGTGTTTGTGGTGGTGGTGGACGTGCTTTCGTTCACGACCACGTTGAGCGTCGCGGTGGAGAACGGGATCGCGGTGATGCCCTACCCGTGGCGGGACGGGAGTGCGGCCGGCGTTGCGGAGCGGCACCGGGCCGAGCTGGCGGTGGGGCGCTCGGTGGCCGGGCCGGACGAGATCAGCCTGTCGCCGGCGGTGCTTCGGCGGGTGGCTTCGGGGCGGCAGATCGACCGGCTCGTGCTGCCGTCGCCGAACGGGTCGGCGATCTCCGCTCGGTTCGCGGGGGCCGGTACCACGGTGATCGGGGTCAGCCTTCGGAATGTCGGGGCGGCCCGGGCGTGGGTTCGGGCGCGGTTGGGCGACGGGACGGTTGCCGTGGTTGCGGCGGGCGAGCGATGGCCCGACGGTGGGTTGCGGCCGGCGGTGGAGGACCTGTGGGGTGCGGGAGCGTTCCTCGACGGGTTCGACGCGTTGTCGCCGGAGGGGGAGATGGCGGTGGCGGCGTATCGGGCGGTGGCGGGACGGATTCCTGAGGCGCTTGCGGCCTGTTCCTCGGGGCGGGAGCTGGCGGCCATCGGCTTCGGGGCGGATGTTGCGCTCGCGGGTGAGGTTGATTCGGCCGAGGTGGTGCCGGTGCTGCAGGACGGCTGGTATCGGGGTGTACGTCCCTGA
- a CDS encoding tetratricopeptide repeat protein — protein sequence MTTPGWEERLAALWASIDERDVADFRQAIADLAAELPPGDPDATFERAAAFDSTGSSDLAVPLYQEALAAGLTGERRRRAVIQMSSSLRNLGRSPESVTLLTAELATTSDHLDDAVKTVLALALTDVGREREAVALAVGALARHLPRYQRSMANYARLLVEPDPAPDSSSPDSPAA from the coding sequence GTGACCACACCGGGCTGGGAAGAGCGACTGGCCGCCCTCTGGGCATCGATCGACGAGCGGGATGTCGCCGACTTCCGGCAGGCGATCGCCGACCTCGCCGCGGAGCTGCCGCCCGGTGACCCCGACGCCACCTTCGAGCGGGCCGCCGCCTTCGACTCCACCGGCAGTTCGGACCTCGCCGTACCGCTCTACCAGGAAGCCCTCGCCGCCGGGCTGACCGGTGAACGCCGCCGCCGAGCGGTAATCCAGATGTCCAGCTCGCTGCGCAACCTGGGCCGCTCGCCGGAGAGCGTCACCCTCCTCACCGCCGAACTCGCCACCACCTCCGACCACCTGGACGACGCGGTGAAGACCGTGCTCGCCCTGGCCCTGACCGACGTGGGCCGGGAACGCGAGGCCGTCGCTCTCGCGGTCGGCGCCCTCGCCCGCCACCTGCCGCGGTACCAGCGCTCCATGGCGAACTACGCCCGCCTCCTGGTCGAACCGGACCCGGCCCCGGACTCCTCGTCCCCGGACTCCCCGGCAGCCTGA
- a CDS encoding alanine racemase: protein MTIDWRSKGFWLPHGARTPEQIAAERPSLFDGGFTWPLMVVRRAAVEANIAIMAAWCRRHGFDFAPHAKTTMAPGLIEAQLRAGAWGLTVATANQALVLRRLGVERVLIANQVLDPTALSWLAAESRAGWEVIFQIDSLAGVRAAAAAGHARVLVELGHPGGRTGVRTLDQLEEVARAAVAAPGVELVGLTGYEGQLTDQAGVDAYLDLLAAAFERLSAAGLLPEQPLVSAGGSAWFDRVADRLAGLGQQARLVLRSGASVTHDDGFYRERTPFVRVPEEGPLDAALEIWAQVLSVPEPGLALAGMGKRDAPFDEGLPVPREVRRVDGSTGPADGLRVTRLNDHHTYLEVADGFEVVPGDLVRFGISHPCTAFDKWRDIPVVDEERRVVDVLHTYF from the coding sequence ATGACGATCGACTGGCGCAGCAAGGGGTTCTGGCTGCCGCACGGCGCACGGACACCCGAGCAGATCGCGGCGGAGCGGCCGAGCCTCTTCGACGGTGGTTTCACCTGGCCACTGATGGTGGTGCGCCGCGCGGCGGTGGAGGCGAACATCGCGATCATGGCGGCCTGGTGCCGCCGGCACGGGTTCGACTTCGCCCCGCACGCCAAGACGACCATGGCGCCCGGCCTGATCGAGGCTCAACTGCGCGCCGGGGCCTGGGGGCTGACCGTGGCCACCGCCAACCAGGCGCTGGTGCTGCGGCGGCTCGGGGTGGAGCGGGTGCTGATCGCCAACCAGGTGCTCGATCCCACCGCGCTGAGCTGGCTCGCGGCCGAGAGCAGGGCCGGGTGGGAGGTCATTTTCCAGATCGATTCCCTTGCGGGGGTCCGCGCGGCGGCCGCAGCCGGGCATGCCCGGGTGCTCGTCGAGCTGGGCCACCCCGGCGGGCGAACCGGTGTCCGCACCCTCGACCAGCTGGAGGAGGTCGCCCGGGCGGCCGTTGCCGCGCCCGGGGTCGAGCTGGTCGGCCTGACCGGATACGAGGGGCAGCTCACCGACCAGGCGGGCGTGGACGCTTACCTGGATCTGCTGGCCGCAGCGTTCGAGCGGCTGTCGGCGGCCGGGCTGCTACCGGAGCAGCCTCTGGTCTCGGCCGGCGGCAGCGCGTGGTTCGACCGGGTCGCCGACCGTCTCGCCGGGTTGGGGCAGCAGGCGCGGCTCGTCCTGCGCAGCGGTGCCTCGGTCACCCACGACGACGGGTTCTACCGGGAGCGGACACCGTTCGTCCGGGTTCCCGAGGAGGGGCCGCTGGACGCGGCGCTGGAGATCTGGGCGCAGGTGCTGTCCGTGCCGGAGCCCGGGTTGGCGCTGGCCGGGATGGGCAAGCGGGACGCCCCGTTCGACGAGGGGCTGCCGGTGCCGAGGGAGGTCCGGCGGGTGGACGGATCGACCGGGCCGGCCGACGGGCTGCGGGTGACCCGGCTCAACGACCACCACACCTATCTGGAGGTGGCCGACGGGTTCGAAGTCGTGCCGGGTGACCTGGTGCGATTCGGGATCTCGCACCCGTGCACGGCGTTCGACAAGTGGCGGGACATCCCGGTGGTGGACGAGGAACGGCGGGTGGTGGACGTGCTCCACACGTATTTCTGA
- a CDS encoding beta-N-acetylhexosaminidase, whose translation MSEPLTNIIPRPGRAVRGLGTFRLDPATTLDTGPGLAGVAAWLRGTLGPATGCHLPAGPGGIHLRADPSLAAEEYELVVAATGVEIRGGSAAGVFYGAQTLRQLLPPATLRRAQLRGGPWPVSAGTVRDAPRFGWRGVLLDVARHFMPVADVLRMIDLIAFHKLNVLHLHLTDDQGWRFEVPGRPRLTSVGAWRPSTMLGARQHERFDGRPHGGYYSADDLREIVAYAADRHVTVVPEVDMPGHMQAAVAAYPELGNGYAGPVRTAWGISTHVLNLGPEALDFCRAVLDHLCDIFPGDLIGIGGDECPADEWRDSPIAQTRIKEEGLAGPERLQSWFTARMAEHLAGRGRRVFGWDEILAGGAPPGAVIAAWRGAEPAAYAARAGHAVVSCPDTSVYLDYRQSDDPAEPTPVGTRLTLADVHAFDPVPAGLTDAEAGLVLGGQANLWTEHMESARRVDYQAFPRLCAFAETVWGPPERDFDDFSARLPTHLERLDALGVNYRPPTGPRPWDSRLDAPGNPRTLDDRLAELREMTADLDHVPEGGRE comes from the coding sequence ATGAGCGAGCCACTTACGAACATTATTCCTCGGCCCGGTCGAGCCGTGCGCGGCCTCGGCACCTTTCGCCTCGACCCGGCGACCACCCTCGACACCGGCCCCGGTCTGGCCGGCGTGGCCGCCTGGCTCCGCGGCACGCTGGGCCCGGCCACCGGCTGCCACCTGCCGGCCGGCCCCGGCGGCATCCACCTGCGGGCGGACCCGTCGCTGGCCGCCGAGGAATATGAGCTGGTCGTCGCCGCCACCGGCGTCGAGATCCGGGGCGGCTCCGCGGCCGGCGTCTTCTACGGCGCGCAGACCCTGCGACAGTTGCTTCCCCCGGCCACGCTACGTCGCGCGCAGCTGCGCGGTGGCCCCTGGCCGGTTTCCGCCGGCACGGTCCGGGACGCGCCGCGCTTCGGCTGGCGAGGCGTGCTGCTCGACGTCGCACGGCACTTCATGCCGGTCGCCGACGTGCTGCGCATGATCGACCTGATCGCGTTCCACAAACTCAACGTGCTGCACCTGCATCTGACCGACGACCAGGGGTGGCGGTTCGAGGTGCCCGGCCGGCCGCGACTCACGTCGGTCGGCGCTTGGCGGCCGTCCACCATGCTCGGCGCCCGGCAGCACGAGCGCTTCGACGGCCGGCCGCACGGCGGTTACTACTCCGCCGACGACCTGCGCGAGATCGTGGCCTATGCCGCCGACCGGCACGTCACCGTCGTGCCCGAGGTCGACATGCCCGGCCACATGCAGGCCGCGGTCGCGGCATATCCGGAGCTCGGCAACGGCTACGCCGGCCCGGTCCGCACCGCTTGGGGCATCTCGACACACGTGCTCAACCTGGGGCCCGAGGCGCTCGACTTCTGCCGCGCCGTCCTCGACCACCTCTGCGACATCTTCCCCGGCGACCTGATCGGGATCGGCGGCGACGAGTGCCCGGCCGATGAGTGGCGGGACAGCCCGATCGCACAGACCCGCATCAAGGAGGAAGGGCTGGCCGGCCCGGAGCGGCTGCAGTCCTGGTTCACCGCGCGGATGGCCGAGCATCTCGCCGGCCGCGGCCGCCGGGTGTTCGGCTGGGACGAGATCCTTGCCGGCGGAGCGCCGCCCGGGGCGGTGATCGCCGCCTGGCGGGGCGCCGAGCCCGCGGCGTACGCGGCACGCGCCGGCCACGCCGTGGTGTCCTGCCCGGACACCTCGGTCTACCTGGACTATCGCCAGTCCGACGACCCGGCCGAGCCGACCCCGGTGGGCACCCGGCTCACCCTTGCCGACGTCCACGCCTTCGACCCGGTCCCGGCCGGTCTCACCGACGCCGAGGCGGGTCTGGTGCTCGGCGGGCAGGCGAACCTCTGGACCGAGCACATGGAGTCCGCGCGCCGCGTGGACTACCAGGCTTTTCCCCGGCTGTGCGCGTTCGCCGAGACCGTCTGGGGGCCGCCCGAGCGGGACTTCGACGACTTCTCCGCACGGCTGCCGACCCATCTGGAGCGGCTCGACGCGCTCGGGGTCAACTACCGGCCGCCGACCGGGCCACGGCCGTGGGACTCGCGGCTCGATGCGCCGGGTAACCCTCGTACGCTCGATGATCGTCTTGCGGAATTGCGCGAGATGACCGCCGACCTGGACCACGTGCCGGAAGGAGGCCGGGAATGA
- a CDS encoding helix-turn-helix domain-containing protein has product MSIGIVVHSGQRGRFAEAARTLTGVSFAWAVYEQEDEIRDRVGELLATGTLDGLLLGLVPHARAADLLPPGLPVVITRSAALDLALAWARARGNGWPATPVSIDTFPGETVTEVAAALGLDRAAIATLPFRPEQPIAEVVAFHRERLDRTGAPYVITARTGVAAALDGRTAVLPALATPGTIRADLHDLVSRVRHQQADEQRFAAAVFRAPAPGVREALREMLSGLPELADAWIDEHGPREVIAFAPAVVFETLTRHWVSLPLGETTGFHGATTGPAGQNAAGQSTPGQNAAGQSAPGQSAPGQSAAGQSAAGQSAAVGFGIGASARSSVALAEQAADRAERDGTTAGYLITEDGVMIGPIGAAGPPLAYTYREHGGLEELAVRAGLSAATMSRLAALERSLAGRPITPGELARALGITDPSGRRLIRKLGEAGLVAAEGSAQPHHKGRPTRLYRLAIQAALAVDGER; this is encoded by the coding sequence ATGTCCATCGGGATCGTGGTCCACTCCGGTCAGCGGGGCCGCTTCGCCGAGGCGGCGCGCACGCTGACCGGCGTCTCCTTCGCCTGGGCGGTCTACGAGCAGGAGGACGAGATCCGCGACCGGGTCGGCGAGCTGCTGGCCACTGGCACGCTGGACGGTCTGCTGCTCGGCCTGGTCCCGCACGCGCGAGCGGCCGACCTGTTGCCGCCCGGCCTGCCCGTCGTGATCACCCGCTCCGCCGCGCTCGACCTGGCGCTGGCCTGGGCGCGCGCCCGCGGCAACGGCTGGCCGGCCACCCCGGTGAGCATCGACACCTTCCCCGGCGAGACCGTCACCGAGGTCGCGGCGGCGCTCGGCCTCGACCGGGCCGCGATCGCCACCCTGCCGTTCCGGCCGGAGCAACCCATCGCCGAGGTGGTGGCCTTCCACCGCGAGCGGCTGGACCGCACCGGCGCGCCCTATGTGATCACCGCGCGCACCGGGGTCGCCGCCGCACTCGACGGGCGGACCGCCGTGCTCCCGGCGCTGGCCACGCCCGGCACGATCCGCGCCGACCTGCATGACCTGGTCTCCCGGGTGCGTCATCAGCAGGCCGATGAGCAGCGATTCGCCGCCGCGGTGTTCCGGGCGCCGGCGCCGGGCGTCCGGGAGGCGTTGCGGGAGATGCTGTCCGGGCTGCCCGAGCTCGCTGACGCCTGGATCGACGAGCACGGCCCGCGCGAGGTGATCGCCTTCGCTCCGGCCGTCGTCTTCGAGACGCTGACCCGGCACTGGGTGAGTCTTCCGCTCGGCGAGACGACCGGCTTCCACGGCGCCACGACCGGCCCAGCCGGGCAGAACGCGGCAGGGCAAAGCACGCCAGGACAGAACGCGGCAGGGCAAAGCGCGCCAGGACAGAGCGCGCCAGGACAGAGCGCGGCAGGGCAGAGCGCGGCAGGGCAGAGCGCGGCGGTCGGGTTCGGCATCGGGGCCTCCGCGCGCAGCAGTGTGGCGCTGGCCGAGCAGGCGGCGGATCGCGCCGAGCGGGACGGCACCACCGCCGGCTACCTGATCACCGAGGACGGTGTGATGATCGGCCCGATCGGCGCGGCCGGCCCACCGCTGGCCTATACCTACCGGGAGCACGGCGGCCTGGAGGAGCTGGCTGTCCGGGCCGGGCTGAGCGCCGCCACGATGTCCCGGCTCGCCGCCCTCGAACGCTCGCTGGCCGGGCGTCCGATCACGCCCGGGGAGCTGGCCCGGGCACTCGGGATCACCGATCCGAGCGGGCGCCGCCTGATCCGCAAGCTCGGCGAGGCCGGGCTGGTCGCCGCGGAGGGCAGCGCCCAGCCCCATCACAAGGGCCGGCCCACCCGTCTCTACCGGCTGGCGATCCAGGCCGCCCTGGCCGTGGACGGTGAGCGATGA
- a CDS encoding amidohydrolase/deacetylase family metallohydrolase — protein MGPGLPRDARRIVDVTGRLVTPGLIDVHTHVGPGYWGIDPDPVAWHSGVTTWVDAGSAGAYTLDGLRRVAATATVRVPALLNISAIGLAGRTGESRDLANCDVALAIDTIQANRELIRGVKVRIDRETVGDNRVEPLRRGLAAADACGVPVMVHIGTTPPALDDVLDLLRPGDIVTHCASGIAAPLGPAVHAAVGRGVRLDIGHGSGGFAFDVLEAQLGAGLRPYTISTDLHARSLQGPAFDLPTTMAKLLAAGVPLPEVVAAVTVNPARLLGLPGGTLTVGAPADIAVFEVRAGEFPVADAHRQVRMSPVRLVNEVTYVGGTPLAPRLPAPPPPWIPLTDTQRAALDGRARQIRDLLATPLVGVDGLAEQFPRHQPRSS, from the coding sequence GTGGGCCCCGGCCTGCCCCGTGACGCCCGCCGGATCGTGGACGTCACCGGCCGGCTGGTCACGCCGGGGCTGATCGACGTGCACACCCACGTCGGGCCGGGCTACTGGGGCATCGACCCGGATCCGGTGGCCTGGCACTCCGGGGTGACCACCTGGGTCGACGCCGGCTCGGCCGGGGCGTACACGCTGGACGGCCTGCGGCGGGTCGCGGCCACCGCGACCGTCCGGGTGCCCGCGCTGCTGAACATCTCCGCGATCGGCCTGGCCGGGCGCACCGGTGAGAGCCGTGACCTGGCCAACTGCGACGTCGCGCTGGCGATCGACACGATCCAGGCGAACCGGGAGCTGATCCGCGGCGTCAAGGTGCGCATCGACCGGGAGACCGTTGGCGACAACCGGGTCGAGCCGCTGCGCCGGGGCCTGGCCGCCGCGGATGCCTGCGGGGTGCCGGTGATGGTCCACATCGGGACCACGCCGCCCGCGCTCGACGACGTGCTCGACCTGCTACGGCCGGGTGACATCGTGACGCACTGCGCGAGCGGGATCGCCGCGCCGCTGGGTCCGGCGGTTCATGCCGCGGTCGGGCGCGGGGTCCGCCTGGACATCGGGCACGGGTCCGGCGGGTTCGCCTTCGACGTGCTCGAGGCGCAGCTGGGCGCGGGCCTGCGGCCGTACACGATCTCCACCGACCTGCACGCCCGGTCGCTCCAGGGGCCGGCCTTCGACCTGCCCACCACGATGGCGAAGCTGCTCGCCGCCGGCGTTCCGCTGCCTGAGGTGGTCGCGGCGGTCACCGTCAACCCCGCGCGGCTGCTCGGCCTGCCGGGCGGGACGCTCACCGTCGGCGCGCCCGCCGACATCGCGGTCTTCGAGGTGCGTGCGGGGGAGTTCCCGGTCGCCGACGCGCACCGGCAGGTCCGGATGTCGCCGGTCCGGCTGGTCAACGAGGTGACCTACGTGGGCGGGACACCGCTCGCCCCGCGGCTGCCCGCCCCGCCGCCGCCGTGGATCCCGCTCACCGACACCCAGCGCGCCGCCCTGGACGGCCGGGCGCGCCAGATCCGTGACCTGCTCGCCACGCCCCTGGTGGGGGTGGACGGGCTGGCCGAACAGTTCCCGCGACACCAACCGAGGAGTTCCTGA
- a CDS encoding RidA family protein → MPKRAVITDKAAPAGGPYSHAVVAGDTIYLAGAVPARPDGTWVTGTFAEQAHAAFKNLAAVAEAAGASLDDAVRVGVYLRDFGDFAEMNEIYPEYIKGEHKPVRTTLPVPLVGFDIEIDAILYVGE, encoded by the coding sequence ATGCCCAAGCGCGCTGTGATCACCGACAAGGCCGCGCCCGCCGGCGGTCCGTACTCGCATGCCGTCGTGGCCGGCGACACCATCTACCTGGCCGGCGCCGTCCCTGCCCGGCCGGACGGCACCTGGGTGACCGGGACCTTCGCCGAGCAGGCCCACGCCGCCTTCAAGAACCTGGCCGCGGTCGCCGAGGCGGCCGGGGCCAGCCTGGACGACGCCGTCCGGGTCGGTGTCTACCTGCGGGACTTCGGCGACTTCGCCGAGATGAACGAGATCTACCCGGAGTACATCAAGGGCGAGCACAAGCCGGTCCGGACCACCCTGCCGGTCCCGCTGGTCGGCTTCGACATCGAGATCGACGCCATTCTCTACGTCGGAGAGTGA
- a CDS encoding protein kinase, whose product MPKPGELLGGRYRLDDRIAAGGMGEVWSATDTVLGRPVAVKTLLGGHGTDPGFLRRFRHEARTMAALRHPGVVAVYDFGDTEDSAYLVMARVDGQALNRVIADRGQLSVPETMSIVAQAGRALQAAHEAGVVHRDVKPGNLIIEPDGTVVLVDFGVARSANSVTLTGAREVVGTALYIAPEQVSKRTTGPAADIYALGGVAYHCLTGHPPFLGDNPLAVALQHVTDEPPPLSRDVPRAVRDLVGIALAKQPEERFPSAAAMATAAEAAVAESAGLPATSATLTGLAASAGTLTGGQGTADSFGRTGDPRTADGLNRAETAGTAGAGTAGAGTDRDAAAQAADRDVAGHGVDRNAATQAVAAGAAGAFAGRAMVGRPRFDEALPTGPVQDGNTMADGGFAALGAAAGAGYQPGVRGADQDANNPAPSNPNIPAQSGVDGPARSGVDGPARSGVDGPARSGVDGAARSGVDGPARSGVGGAARSGVDGPARSNANGSGQSGRVTTIEGPGPGPRTSAPAGGPARVAGGVGDERRKRVLLAAAAAVLVLLGLGAVMALADPFGMFGNDPVNGTSPGPGASSSAVSTSPTPKSTNRGGGTTGKPQKTATSAPRSSAATTPTGQPAETPTTGATTTAPTTEPTTVDPTETSGGDDGGDNGGTDAGAANGGSGGGNEDTSDSGSSQN is encoded by the coding sequence ATGCCTAAACCCGGAGAACTGCTCGGCGGACGGTACCGACTGGACGACCGTATCGCGGCCGGTGGCATGGGCGAGGTGTGGTCGGCGACCGACACCGTGCTGGGCCGCCCGGTCGCGGTGAAGACGTTGCTGGGCGGGCACGGGACCGACCCCGGCTTCCTGCGTCGGTTCCGGCACGAGGCACGGACGATGGCCGCCCTGCGGCATCCGGGCGTGGTCGCGGTGTACGACTTCGGGGACACCGAGGACAGCGCCTACCTGGTGATGGCACGGGTCGACGGGCAAGCGCTGAACCGGGTGATCGCCGACCGCGGGCAGCTCTCCGTTCCCGAGACGATGTCGATCGTGGCGCAGGCCGGCCGGGCGCTGCAGGCGGCGCACGAGGCCGGCGTGGTGCATCGGGACGTCAAGCCCGGCAACCTGATCATCGAGCCGGACGGGACGGTGGTGCTGGTCGACTTCGGGGTGGCGCGTTCGGCGAACTCGGTCACCCTGACCGGGGCGCGCGAGGTGGTGGGCACGGCTCTCTACATCGCGCCCGAGCAGGTGTCCAAGCGGACCACCGGGCCGGCGGCGGACATCTACGCGCTCGGCGGGGTGGCGTACCACTGCCTCACCGGGCATCCGCCGTTCCTCGGGGACAACCCGCTGGCGGTGGCGTTGCAGCACGTCACGGACGAGCCGCCGCCGCTGTCGCGGGACGTGCCGCGGGCGGTGCGGGATCTGGTCGGTATCGCGCTGGCGAAGCAGCCGGAGGAGCGGTTCCCGTCCGCGGCGGCGATGGCCACCGCGGCGGAGGCCGCTGTCGCGGAGAGCGCCGGCCTGCCGGCCACGAGCGCCACGCTGACCGGCCTCGCGGCCAGCGCCGGCACGCTCACCGGCGGCCAGGGCACCGCCGACAGCTTCGGGAGGACGGGCGATCCCAGGACCGCCGACGGCCTGAACCGAGCCGAGACCGCCGGCACAGCAGGCGCGGGCACAGCAGGCGCGGGCACGGACCGGGATGCGGCTGCTCAGGCGGCGGACCGGGATGTGGCTGGTCACGGGGTGGACCGGAATGCGGCTACTCAAGCGGTGGCTGCTGGGGCGGCGGGGGCGTTTGCCGGGCGGGCCATGGTTGGGCGGCCGCGGTTTGACGAGGCGCTGCCGACTGGGCCGGTTCAGGACGGCAACACCATGGCGGATGGCGGTTTCGCGGCGCTCGGTGCGGCTGCGGGGGCGGGATACCAGCCGGGTGTCCGGGGCGCTGACCAGGACGCGAACAACCCGGCGCCATCAAATCCGAACATCCCGGCGCAATCAGGCGTAGACGGTCCGGCGCGATCGGGCGTGGACGGTCCGGCGCGATCGGGCGTGGACGGTCCGGCGCGATCGGGCGTGGATGGCGCGGCGCGATCAGGCGTGGACGGTCCGGCGCGATCGGGCGTGGGTGGCGCGGCGCGATCAGGCGTGGACGGTCCGGCGCGATCGAACGCGAATGGCTCGGGGCAGTCCGGCCGGGTGACGACGATCGAGGGGCCGGGGCCGGGGCCGCGGACTTCTGCGCCGGCGGGTGGTCCGGCTCGGGTGGCCGGTGGTGTGGGGGATGAGCGGCGGAAACGGGTCCTGCTTGCGGCTGCGGCGGCGGTGTTGGTGCTCCTCGGGCTGGGGGCTGTCATGGCGCTCGCGGACCCGTTCGGCATGTTCGGGAACGATCCCGTGAACGGCACCTCGCCCGGACCTGGGGCGTCGTCGAGCGCGGTCTCCACCAGCCCGACCCCGAAGTCGACCAATCGGGGCGGCGGCACCACCGGCAAGCCGCAGAAGACGGCGACGTCCGCGCCGCGGAGCAGCGCGGCCACGACTCCCACCGGTCAGCCCGCCGAGACCCCGACGACCGGCGCGACGACGACCGCTCCGACCACGGAGCCGACCACCGTCGATCCGACCGAGACCTCCGGCGGCGACGACGGAGGCGACAACGGGGGCACCGACGCCGGCGCGGCCAACGGGGGAAGCGGGGGCGGCAACGAGGACACCAGCGACTCCGGCAGTAGTCAGAACTGA
- a CDS encoding serine/threonine-protein kinase, with protein sequence MPEPGETLNGRYRLDNLIATGGMGQVWQATDTVLGRPVAVKTLLVERSGDPSFQQRFEHEARAMAALRHPGVAAVHDYGTTGDGSYLVMARIDGVPLDLRIAELGRLAPDVTMTLVAQVAAALQAVHRAGIVHRDVTPGNLILEPDGNVVLVDFGVARSALSVTLTGARNVIGTASYMAPEQVAKQTVGPPADLYALGAVAYHCLAGHPPFEGGDAVSIALRHVTDEPPPLPADVPSPVRALVARALSKDPADRHPSAAAMASAAAGALETVPKSRFPVLKILAFLVATVTAAAAIVLVNDPLGWFLEVPGATLPASAEASPSPSPAPTPTPAPRTTATRENPPPQTPRRTRPRSSPSSEASPSESPSASPAESTGGSGEPSPAAARVGD encoded by the coding sequence ATGCCGGAGCCCGGGGAGACCCTCAACGGCCGCTACCGGCTGGACAACCTCATCGCCACCGGCGGCATGGGTCAGGTCTGGCAGGCCACCGACACCGTCCTGGGTCGCCCGGTCGCGGTGAAGACGCTGCTGGTCGAGCGGTCCGGCGACCCGAGTTTCCAGCAGCGGTTCGAGCACGAGGCCCGGGCGATGGCCGCGCTGCGGCATCCGGGCGTCGCGGCGGTCCACGACTACGGCACCACCGGTGACGGCTCCTACCTGGTGATGGCCCGGATCGACGGCGTGCCGCTGGACCTTCGGATCGCCGAGCTCGGCCGGCTCGCCCCGGACGTGACGATGACGCTTGTGGCGCAGGTCGCCGCCGCGTTGCAGGCGGTGCACCGGGCCGGGATCGTGCACCGCGACGTCACCCCCGGCAACCTGATCCTGGAGCCGGACGGCAACGTGGTCCTGGTCGACTTCGGCGTGGCCCGTTCGGCACTCTCGGTCACGCTCACCGGCGCACGCAACGTGATCGGCACGGCCAGCTACATGGCCCCGGAGCAGGTCGCCAAGCAGACCGTCGGCCCGCCCGCCGACCTGTACGCGCTGGGTGCCGTCGCCTATCACTGCCTGGCCGGCCATCCCCCGTTCGAGGGCGGTGACGCGGTCTCGATCGCGCTGCGTCACGTCACCGACGAGCCGCCACCACTGCCCGCCGATGTGCCGTCCCCGGTTCGCGCGCTGGTCGCCCGGGCCCTGTCGAAGGATCCGGCGGACCGCCACCCGTCGGCTGCCGCGATGGCGTCCGCTGCGGCGGGCGCGCTTGAGACCGTACCCAAATCGCGGTTTCCGGTTTTGAAGATCTTGGCTTTTCTCGTCGCCACGGTGACCGCCGCCGCGGCGATCGTCCTGGTCAACGACCCGCTCGGGTGGTTCCTGGAGGTGCCCGGCGCGACGCTCCCGGCGTCCGCGGAGGCGTCGCCGAGCCCCAGCCCGGCCCCCACGCCGACCCCGGCCCCGAGAACAACGGCGACCCGGGAGAACCCGCCGCCCCAGACTCCGCGCCGCACGCGTCCACGCAGTTCCCCGTCCAGTGAGGCGAGCCCGAGCGAGTCGCCGTCGGCGAGCCCGGCCGAGAGCACCGGCGGTTCCGGCGAGCCGTCCCCGGCTGCGGCCCGCGTGGGCGACTGA
- a CDS encoding urease subunit gamma, with protein sequence MFLSQHEQDRLLIHVAADVAQKRRDRGLKLNYPEATAIITAFLLEGARDGRSVVELMDAGRRVLTRDDVLEGVPEMLAEVQVEATFPDGTKLVTVHGPIS encoded by the coding sequence TTGTTCCTCAGCCAGCACGAGCAGGACCGACTGCTCATCCACGTGGCTGCCGACGTCGCCCAGAAGCGGCGTGACCGTGGGCTCAAACTGAACTATCCCGAGGCCACCGCGATCATCACCGCCTTCCTGCTGGAGGGCGCCCGCGACGGCCGCAGCGTCGTGGAGCTGATGGACGCCGGGCGCCGCGTGCTGACCCGCGACGACGTGCTGGAGGGGGTGCCCGAGATGCTCGCCGAGGTGCAGGTCGAGGCCACCTTCCCGGACGGCACGAAGCTGGTCACCGTCCACGGGCCGATCTCATGA